ATTTTTCACTCGTATTCGTCCTCTTCTTCATCTTCTTCGGGATGCGCTTCGGCTTCTTCTTTTGCCTCTTCTTTTTCTTGCAATTTTTCGGCTTGCTCTTTGAGAATGCGTTTCTGGAATTTCTTTTCCAATTTCGCAATATACTTTTCTTGGTCTTCTACCGATTCGATGCGTTTCTGAATGCTATCGGGAACGGTTGTGCGGTAATTGTCCAAGTAATAGCGAGCAGTTTCAAATTGATCGAGTTCCGCATAACTTTCGATTAAAAGATATAAGGCTTCGGGGCGGCGCTTGCTCTTCGGATACAAATCCAAAAATTCCTTCATATAAATGACAGTCGACTGCGGATGTCCTAATTTATGATAAAGGCGAGCGGTGCGATAATCGCGTTCGGCGCGGCGTTCCAAAAGTAAATTCATATAATAGCTGACCGAATCAATCAGCGGAGATTCCGGATAATTCGACATGAATTTTTCGAAATCTTTCATCGCTAAAGTCGTATTGGTTTCGTCGCGGTCAATGTTATATTCGATGTTGAATGCGGAAACCGCTTTGCGAAATTCTGCGGTTTCGATGAATGGAGAACTCGGGAAATTATTGATGAAACTGCCGTATTCTCCGCGGGCTTCAAGCCATTCTTCCAAATTGAAGTAACTTTCGGCGAGAAGGAACTGCGATTGTTCCATGTAGCCGGTGCCGATGCAGAGATTTAAAATTTCTTCGAGAGGTTCTTTCACTCTGCCGTAACGGCCTTCTTTAAAATCTTTGTCCGCTTCTTCAAAACGTTTCCGGCACATTTGAGTGCGATCGCCGCCGCCTTCGGAAGCGCAAGCGGAGAAGGTGAGAATAATCGCGGTGAAAAGTCCAGATAACGCGATGAGCGAGATGTAATTTTTTTTGCGCATTGGTCCGTCTAGAAAAGGATGGAACGTTTTCAAGTTTCTAAATTAGCAAAAAATGAGAATAGAAATTTTATGATTCTTGTACGGTATGTGCTGAAGGAACATATAGCGCCGTTTTTGCTCGCGCTGTTTGTCATCACATTCCTTTTTGTCGTTGATTTTTTGGTGACGATTCTCGATAATGTACTTTCGAAAGGACTTCCCATTTCAACGGTGCTTGAAATTTTTGCGCTGAATATTGCGTGGATGCTTTCGCTTTCTATTCCGATGGCGGTTCTTGTCGCGTGCTTGATGGCGTTTGGACGCCTTTCGGGGGACCAAGAAATTACAGCGATGAAAGCGGCGGGAGTTTCTCCGCTTGCGATGATGCGCCCGGTTTTACTCGTGGGCGTTCTCATTTCGGAACTTCTCATCTTATTTAATAATTGGATTCTTCCCGAAGCGAATCATAAATCGGTAGAACTCATGAGCGCTGTTTCGCGGAAAAAACCGCATGCGTTTATCGATGCCGGAAAATTGATTACGCAGTTTCCCGGCGTGCAACTTTGGGTCGATCGCATCGATCCTTCGACAGGAACTCTTTACGGAATTCAAATTTTTGAAACCGATGGAAAAGGCCCGCCTCGCGTCGTCATCGCAGACAGTGCGACAATGGATTACGCAGATCATGGAGCGACTTTAATGTTGCGTTTAAAAAGCGGAGAAAATCACATCGCCGACAAAGATGATCCCGCACAATATTTTCGCATTCGTTTTTCGTCCGAAGATTTCGCTGTGAAAAATGTCAACGATCGCTTGGAAAGACGAGATAGAAAACATCGAAGCGACCGTGAAATGCCGGTGAATATGATGCTCGACGTTATCCGCGAAGCAAAAAAAAATGAAGCGGCAATCGTCCAAGAATCGCACGAAACTTTATTCCCTGATTTAGTGCGTCTGCGGAAAGCTGCTCTCGGCGATTCCATTCTCCCGAAAGAAGGCGATTGGAAATTGACTCCGGATTCGCTCAAACATTTGCGGGCTCTGCGCGATGTTTCCATTTCCGAAAAGACTCGTTTGCGTTTAATTCGTCGGACGACAGAACGCGTGCTTAACGAACAAAAACGCCAAGCGCAATATTGGGTCGAAGTGCACAAAAAATTCAGCACCGGAGTCGCTTGTTTCATTTTTGTTTTAATCGGAGCGCCTCTCGGCATTATGGCGCGGAAAGGTGGCATCGGAACGGGAATTATTTACAGCATCGCATTTTTTGTGTTGTATTGGGTGTGCTTAATCGGCGGCGAAAATTTAGCGGACCGCTTAATCGTTTCTCCGATTCTTGCGATGTGGATTTCGAATGTGATTATCGGAAGTTGCGGCGTTCTCTTTATGTGGAAAATGTATCGCGACCGTTATTCGGGAACTTCTCCGCTTGGTCATGTGAAAAATTTCTTCCGCCGAATTTGGCAAAAATTGCAGCGTAAAAAATCGCAAGAGGTCTCGAAATGAAATTTTCGCGGTATCTTCTCGGCAATTTTTTGAAGATGTTTTTGCTCGTCCTTTTGGGCGCTGTTTTCATGTTCATCGTCATCGACTTCGTGGGAAATATTCGCACTTGGCTTGCCCGCGATGTGATGGATGCTCGCGGTTATTATTTGGCGTATTTGCCGTATATCATTTATTTGGTGAGTCCTGTGGCGCTTTTCATCGGCGTCGTCGCTTCGGTGGGAAATATGTCGCGGCATTTGGAAATGACTGCGATTCAGCAATCGGGACGCAGTCCTTTCCGCGCTCTCGTTCCCATCTTTTTTGCGGGCGCAGGGATGACTCTTTTCTCTTTTTATTTAGATGCAAAAGTTCTCCCCGATGCGAATCATGAGCGTTATAAAATTATGGAGCCCGCATCGCAGCAAAGACGCGACCCGCGAATAAAAGATAAGCGGGATTTCGTTTACATTTCGGGCGATAAAACGAGTTGGTTTATGCGCTCTTACGGCGGCACATCCAAAGTCGGGCGCGATGTCGTGCTACTCATTTACCGCGACGGTGAACTTTATGAACGCTTTGACGCAAGGCGTTTACGTTGGGTAGAACCCGAAACTTTAAAAGTGGAAGAAAAGAAAATTGGAGAATCGGTGGAACGGAAAAAAGCAAATCGCCGCGGAGAAATTATTCAAACGGCGGATGTTTCTGCGGATTCATTAACGCCATCGCAGGATTCTCTCGCCCAAAATTCGGCGGAAAATATTTCGCTTTTGCAGAAAATTTCTGCGTGGAAAAATCAAGCGCTCGCCTTCTTAAAATTAGCGCCGAAAGATTCTTCGGCTGCAGAAATTGCACCGGGTTATTGGCGCTTAGAAGAAGGTTATGATCGCACCTTTTTAAAAGATGGAACTGTGCAAATTCGTCATTTTGTGCGGGAAAGTTTAAAAGGCAAAACGACATTACTTCCCGAAGATTTTTTGGATGAGCGTCAACGCGGCGATGAAATGGATGCGAAAACAATTCTTCGAAAAATTGAAGTGCAAAAACGTTCGGGCGAAAACACGAATAAATTGGAAACCGCTTACTATTTCAAATTCTCTGGCTCGATGATGAATTTTATCGTTCTTCTTATCGGCGCAGCGCTTGCGCATCGATTTAGTCGGAATGGTGGGCTTTCTCAAAAATTCGGGGTTGGGATTTTGCTTGTGTTTAGCTATTATGTGGTTATTCGAATCGGCCTGAAGATGGGAGAAAACGGTGCGCTTTATCCAATGCTGGGTGCTTGGATTGGACATTTGATTTTTGCGATGGTGGCGGTGTGGATGCTTTACCGATCGTTCCGTCTTTAGCTGAAGTGGGTGGAATATGTCTGATATTTTATACGTCGTTTCTGGATTGCTTATCGGCCTTGCTTTTCAAGGCGGATTATTTCTTTTTGCAATTCCGTTTGCGCTTGTTTCGCTTGTGCTTGCGTGGTTAAATCGCCCGAGTTTAACGGCGGCAAAAAATCCGACGGCAACGGTTCCGATTTTGCGGGCAACGCGGACAACGGATGCGACGGCTGTTGGACGCATTCTTCGCCCTGCGATGACTCAAACCGATCCGATTATTTCTACGCGGGATATGGTCTCTGCCAATTCGACCGAAGACGAATCGTCTTTAGCCAAATTAAAAGGTAAAGAAATTTGGGAAAAATTAGATCAAGAATTGAGTTTAATTTATCGCCCGGTATTATCTGCGCTGCGCGCACTTTTGCCCAAGTCGCATTCTGTCGTTTTCTTTTTCCGCAATGTTGAAGGGCACTTTTTTTCGATTCGCCAATTTTCGTCGGCGGGAGAAAATGAAATTAACGATGATCCCACTTTTTATATTCCCGATGGCGCAGGAATTATTGGGCAGCTCGCAAACCGCGATGTGTCGCGCATTTTAGAAGGCGATTTGCCAAATGGAAAAAGTCTCGGTTATTATAAATCGGTGCCGCAAATTCATTCGGTGGCAGCGGTTCCGTGTTATCACGCCGAAAAACAATGTGTCGGCGCTTTGGTCGTCGATTCTTTAGAAACGAATGCGTTTAATTCTTCAATCATTTCGATTTTAGAAAGTTTCGCGTCGATGTTCTTTATGTTAACGCGGAAGAGTTGTTTGTCGGCGTTGAATTTTATCGAAAAAAATAAATACTACGAACTCGCAAAATATCAGCAGAATTTTTTCAAATCGAATTTGCTGAAAGATACTTACAAAGAAATTTTTGAATATGTCAATCAGAATTTCATTTCGGATCGCATGATGATTCTCGTTTACGATCATCCCGAAAGCGAAGAAGGAACGGTGGCATTTTGCCGCGGTGAAGATGAAAAAGTTTTTGAAGGAATGCGCTTCTCTTTTTCGGACAAAGGAATTTTCCAACTTGCGATGAATTCGCATGTTATGATGGAACGCAGTTTGCACGGGCGTGAATATGTTTATCGTTTGAAAGAAGGCGAACCGCGGAATCACGCATTGCAATATCTTTTTGTGCAGCCGAGTTCGATGACGATGCGCAATGTGGTGAAAAATGAACCGTCGGAATTTGCGATTTGCTTAGAACGTCGCGAAGACGTAAAGCTTGAACAAGTAGAAAAAGATTTGCTCCGCTTTATGGTGAACATCGCTTACTTTGCGTATCAGCGTGGCTCTCAAGTGGAGCGCGAACAATTTGAAATTTATCACGACGCTCTCACCGGACTTTTAAACCGCCGCACGATTGATGAACGCATTGTTGAACTCAACAAAGTGCATCAAGAAAAAGATGTCGGCGTGATGATGATGGACATCGACCACTTTAAGCATATCAATGACACTTACGGTCACCAAGCGGGCGATACCATTCTCAAAGGAATCGCTTCGCGAATCGCATCGGTTGCGGATAAAGATGATAATTTGCTTGCGCGTTACGGCGGCGAAGAATTTTTCGTTTCGATTCCTGGTGCCACTCAAGAAATTTTGACGGGAACTGCAGAAAAAATCCGCGAAGCGGTGGCGTCGGCTCCGTTTGATATTCATCAAGGCGCACCGATTGCAGTGACGGTAAGTATTGGCTGCTATTTAGCGACCAGAGAATTCCACGGCGAAATGAAACGTGCGGTGAGCTATGCCGATGCTGCACTTTATAACGCAAAAGAAACCGGAAGAAATCGCGTTGTTGAATATCAAGAACGCACCTTTGCAACAGATAAAGCGAAAGAAAATTTAGAAGGAACTTCAGATGTTCACAACTCTTGATTGGCTTGTTCTAGTTCTTTACATTCTCATCTCGGTAGGAATCGGGATCTGTGCTTCTCGTAAAAGCAATTGCGGATTTAGCGAATATATGCGCGGCGGCGGAGCGATGCCGTGGGTTGCAATCGGGATTAGTTTAATTGCGACATCGGTCAGCGCAACCACTTTCCTCGGAAATCCCGCAGAAAGTTATTCGGCGGATATGAGTTATCTCATGAACAATATCGGCGCGTTAATTGCGATTATCGTCGTCGGGTTCATTTTTATTCCGCGGATTCGCAGCGCAAAAATTTCAAGCGCATACGAACTTTTTGAAGTAAAATTTTCTTCGAAAGTGCGCCGCATTGCAGCTGTTTTTTATAGTCTGCATTTGCTTTTGCGCATGGGAATTTTGCTTTACGCGCCTTCTCTTGTTCTCGCTCCGATTTTAGGAATTGATATTCACGTGGCGATTCTTGTGACCGCTGTCGTCGCAACTCTTTACACATGGTACGGCGGATTTAAAGCGGTCATTTGGACGGATGTTTTGCAATTTGTCGTGCTCTTTGGCGGTGGCGTCATTGCGCTTTTCATTTTGGCCAAAGGCATCGGCGGATTTTCCGAAATGTTCCAGCTCGCTTCCGAAGCCGGCAAAACGAAATTTTTTGATGCGGCAAATTGGGATCCGGCGAATGCGCGCAATTTATTGTCTGCAGGCTTGGTTTATGCGGTCATCGAAATTTCAATTCGCGGTTGTGATCAGCAATTTGTGCAGCGTTATCTCAGCTGTGATTCGGTCAAATCGGCGAATGCATCGAGTGTGCTCAGCATGGTTCTCGGCATTTTCGTTTCGATTCTTTTCTTCTGGGTTGGCGCAGGTCTTTTTGTTTATTATCAAGTCAAAGGCGTTTCCATTCTCCCGGCAGAATGTCCCATCAATCAAGTTTTCCCGCATTTTATTGTGCATGTAATGCCCGCAGGCGCAACTGGACTTGTCGTCGCTGCCATTTACGCTGCGGCGATGAGCAGTCTTTCGAGTGCAATCAATGCGCTTGGCAATACGACGGTGAAAGATATTTTACTCGTGCGTTCGGAAAATGCGTCCGCGCTGGCGAAGGCAAAAAAGTGGACCGTTTTATGGGCGATTCTCAGTACGGTTTGCGCTTTCATCGCTGCCGATATGCAAAGTTCACTTTTGTCCAATGCGCTTTTCTTTACAGGACTTTTTACGGGTCCGCTTCTCGCCCTTTTCTTGCTCGCATTCTTTTCGCATAAATTAACTTCTCCTGCGGTGCTCGCTGGCGTTTTCTGCGGAATGGCTTCGATACTTCTCTTCAATCGCATTCCGATTATTCCTGCTTATGTGCCACCGTTTGGCGGTATGTTTAGCTTCTTTTGGAATCCCGCGATTTCTTGTGTGATGACAATTCTCATGGCGAATATTTTCCGTTTCATTTTCCCAAAACGGAACGCAAATTAAACGGAGATTTTAATGACCGATTCCGAAGATATCCGCTGGATGGATGCCGCAATTCGCGAAGCCGAAAAAGCTTATGATTTGGGAGAAGTTCCCATCGGTTGCGTTATCGTCAAAGATGGACGTTGCATTGCCCGCGGCTATAATCAAGTGGAAACTCTCAAAGATGCGACAGCGCATGCCGAAATTATCGCAATCGGAGCGGCTTCGTCGTCACTCGAAAATTGGCGGCTTTCGGGTGCTACACTTTATGTGACTTTGGAACCGTGCCCGATGTGTGCCGGCGCAATTTTAAATAGTCGCATTTCGCGGATTGTTTACGGTTCGCCCGATTCGCGTTTCGGCGGTTGCGGCAGCACAATTGAAGTCATTCAAAATAATGCATTGCATTTGAATGTGCAAGTCACAGGCGGCGTCAAAGCCGAAGAATGCCTCGGGCTTATCAAAGCTTTTTTCATGGAAATGCGCTTAAAGAAGGGCGATTCTGGAGCAAAGCCTCCAAAAGAAATGCTCTCATAAATTATTTTTATAGCATGATTCGTTTTGCGCTCTCGTTTCTTTTACTGCTTTATTCTTTTGCGCTTATCGCTTGCGATGAGAAAAAAATTTCTCTCGGCTTTAATACGCAAAATCCGACTTCCGAAGATTATGAATTGCAAAGTTCGCTTTGCATTCTTTTGAATGTGGCAGATTCTGCTGCGGAATCGCAATCGATGTCGGCGAATGTTAATGTGCGCGTGCATTCGGAACTTCTTTCGGCTTATGATGATGGCACGGGACGTTTCCTTTTACGCGTTGATTCGGCGTCGTATTCTTCGGACAATCGCTCTGTCGAAGAAGCGGATCACATTCAGCGTTATTTGCAGACGCAAGCTGTGCAATATAAAATGGGCGGCGACGGTGAAATGAGTTCTGTCCGCTTAGACGAAATGGTTGCGCTTCCCGATGTAGGCGATGTGGACATTCGTCGTGTATTTCTCAAAGTGCAGCCCGTACTTCCTGCTGGGAAAATCGCTGTGGGCGATTCGTGGGAACGGCAGCAAGTGATCGCTGACGAAAATGGAAAACAAAGCGTTGTTTATAAATGGTTTAAACTCGAAGAAGTTTTTGAACGCAGCGGCGTAAAACTCGCCAAATTAAAAATGAATGTGCGCTATAAACAGAACAGCGAAGACGATGCGCAAATTATGGAAAGCCCCGATTTTATTTTGGGCTCGGGCACAATTCTCTTTGACATCGACGCGGGAAAAGTTGTCGAAGGTGAACTTTTAATCGAAGGAAAAGTTCGCATCATCGAAAAGAAATTGGGCGATACGATTCCTGATTTACGCGTCCGCCAGAAAATCACGTTGAGGAGTCTTCGCGGATGAAAAAAATTTTGATTTTCTTTGCGCTTTTAAGCGCTAGCGTTTTTGCGGTGACGCCGTTTCCCTCCGTCAAACATCACAAAGTTTTTTTGCCTGCGATTTCTTCGCCGTATCTTTTGGAAACGAGTTTTGTTCTTGCAGAAAATGATACGTTAGAAATTGAACCCGGTGTTGAAGTTTTTTTTAGCGGCTACGCTAAATTGTATTTGCGCGGGACCGTTCGCATCGAAGGCTCTGTGCAAAAACCGATTGCATTTCTCAATGCGGATTCCGCAGAATCGTGGAATGGCATTTATTTATCGACGGGCGAAAATTATTTTCACGTAAAAAATTTGCGCATCGAAAATGCATTCCGCAATACGATTATTCGTTCGCAAGGATTATTTGAAAACGTTAAATTCGTGAATAATTACTACGGACTTTGGGTTGAAAATTCGCCGCATTTCGAACTCGTCGGCTGCGATTTTAAACGCAATCGTTTTGCGCTTTCGGTCGGCGTCGGCTCCGTGCGATTCCGCAACACAAAAATTCAAGAAAATGTTTTTGGACTTTATCTGTATAAAGGCACTTCTTTTGACGGCGATGCAAAATCGGTGGCGAATAATTTAGAAGCGGATATTCGTCGCGAATTGGATGAGCATACCGGAAAAAGCAGCCGCATTTCCAAAAGCGTTTGGCAAAGAATTGAAGCGGAATTTTGAGGTAAAGCGTGGACGAAAAATTTCGCAGAGCGATTCGACGGATGACGGGCACAAGCTTACTCGGCTTGGGCTTTCGTTTGGATCGTGCCTCGGAACTGGCAAATCTTTCGCAGTCGATGGATGTCCGCTGGTCTATTGCGCTTTACGAACATTTAGACGCTGCCGAATCCAATCCCGAAGAAATGATGGCGGGCAGCGAAATGATTTCGAATGGAACCGCTGCGTGGAAATTAGCTGCCGAAGATTTTCCGATTATCCTCGAAGAATATCGTCAAAAGTTTGAAGAATTTCGGGCAAAGTGGATGCAGCGTTTTGCGACAGAAGAAATCACGCGGATGCTTTCGCAAAATCAGTACATTATTCAAGATGATCACGGTTGGTATTTTTCCGTCACCGCAGAAAAACTTCGCAATCTTTATTTTTCGACGATTCACTTGATGGTGGGCGATGCGGAAAAACTCCTCGTCAATTTATCGGGTCGCGTAGAACACATGCAAGATAAACTTTCTCGTTTGTGGTATCGCGAAAGTGCCGTGGACGCCGCTTCAAAAATTTTACCGTCTTTAGAAGCTGCGCTGCGTTCTAGCGAATATGCGTTGACCGCTCGCTTGCGCGCTTCGCTTGCGAACATTTCGCGGACGCGTTTCATGGCAGAATTTAAACCGCCGCGCGAAAAGCCAAAGCATTTTCAAACCGCGCGTTCTTGCGCAAAAAATGTCGGCGCAAATAACGCTAACATCGCATACGAAAATGCCTTCCTCGCTTTTACCGATGACTTTTGCGATTACGCACAAGGAATCACGCTTTTCGTCGGCAAATGGTACCGCGACAAATGGCTTTTATATCTCCGCGGATTTTCTCGCGGGCAGTTGGATCTTTTTACTCATAAAAACATGGGATGAAAATGACAAAATCTCTTCGGATTTTAATGGTTTCGTTAATCGGCGCAGCAATTCTTGCGTTGGGAGCTTTTTACTTTGGCGCTCCGCTTTTTGGCTGGGTGATTATGGTGGCGATTTTCGTCATCTATTTGATGTCGGCGATGCAAATTTTTAGCAGCGTTCGTACAGCTGATGCAGAACGGAATCTGTTGAAAAAATCAGCGGAAGCTTGCGATGCGGGAAATGAAATTATCGCAGAAGAATTGCCTGCGGGAATTTTTCAAGACCGCGTGCAATTTTTGAAGCGCTTCGCGTCACGTCATATCGCACTTTCGGCTCAAGATTTGCCGATGTTAAAATCGATGTGGGCTTCGAAAGAAGAATTGCCGATTAAAAGTCATAGCGGCGTCGTGGTTTTGCTCGGTCTCATGGGAACATTTTTTGGCTTAATGCTTTCGATCAATGCGGCGGGCGGAGCAATTGATTCGAATGCAACTTCCGAAACGACTCTCGGCATTATTCAAAATATTTTTGCGAGCATGAAGGGAATTTTCGGCTCTTCGCTTTGCGGACTTTTTGCCGCGCTGATTTTAAATGCGATTTATGCGACCTATGAATCGGATCACGAAAAACTTATCGCCGAATTAGATGCGTTTACACTTTTCTATTTGATTCCGAAAACGGTATCCGAAAAAGATGAAGCCACCGTTGAAATTCGAAAACTCATCGATACGGTGAAAGCTTCGGATGCGGCGCGCGCTGCCGATTTCCGCGGAATGATCGAAGCTTCGAAATCTGCCGAAATTTCTCGGACAGAATCCCTCGCCCAAAGTATCGCGGGCTTGCAATCTGCCGAAGAAAAAACTTTGACGAATTTATCAAATGCTCAACAGCAAAATCTTTTGGAACTTCAAAAAATGTTTGCCGATGGCATTTTGAAAGCGGGCGAAAAAGCCGTCGCCGATTTGGAAAATGCGCAGAAAGTGGCACTCGATTCGATGCAAACTGCGGTGCAAAAACTCGCCGCGGATTTTGTGTCGGTGCAGAAAAATGCAGCCGAAGGCATTTCGGAATCCGGCAAGAATGCAACCGCAGAACTTCGCGATTCGCTTTCGCAAGTGACTGCAGGCCTTTCCGAAGAAATGCAAAAACTTTCGACGAGTGTGCGCTCTATCGAATCGGGCGTTGTCGAGGGACTCGAAAAAGAAATTTCAAATCTCTCGGCAAGTGTTGCGGATTCGATTTCGTTGCATTTGGATAAGCAAATTTCAAATTCGAGCGAACAGTGGAATGCGTTAATGGAATCGTTAAAAACGTCGACGGAACAAGTTGCCGCCGCAGAACAAAAAGGCTTGGAAGTTCTGCGCAGCGTTGCCGAAGAAGTGGCTTCGAAAGCGAACGATTCAACTGTCGGACTTTCGAATACGGTTACCGGCGAAATCGAAAATCTTTCGCAAAAGGTGCAGTCTTCGTTTGCAGAACTCGCCAAGTCTTCGGAACTTTTGGTTTCGTCGCAGCGTGAACTTATTGCGGGAATTGAAAATCGCGTCGTCAAAGAAAATGAATCGACGGAAGCGCTCGGCTCGGGAATTACCGAAGCCGCGAAACTCATGCGCGTCAATCAATCCGAATTTGCGGCGAACTTGGAAATGTTCGGCAAGGGAATTGAAGCCGTTCTCTCGAAACTTTCGGGCGATGTTCCGGAACGTGAAAATGAACAGAACTTTATGGATCAGCTGAATACCGCTTTGCAGTCCTTCCAAG
The nucleotide sequence above comes from Hallerella porci. Encoded proteins:
- a CDS encoding outer membrane protein assembly factor BamD — encoded protein: MRKKNYISLIALSGLFTAIILTFSACASEGGGDRTQMCRKRFEEADKDFKEGRYGRVKEPLEEILNLCIGTGYMEQSQFLLAESYFNLEEWLEARGEYGSFINNFPSSPFIETAEFRKAVSAFNIEYNIDRDETNTTLAMKDFEKFMSNYPESPLIDSVSYYMNLLLERRAERDYRTARLYHKLGHPQSTVIYMKEFLDLYPKSKRRPEALYLLIESYAELDQFETARYYLDNYRTTVPDSIQKRIESVEDQEKYIAKLEKKFQKRILKEQAEKLQEKEEAKEEAEAHPEEDEEEDEYE
- a CDS encoding LptF/LptG family permease, whose translation is MILVRYVLKEHIAPFLLALFVITFLFVVDFLVTILDNVLSKGLPISTVLEIFALNIAWMLSLSIPMAVLVACLMAFGRLSGDQEITAMKAAGVSPLAMMRPVLLVGVLISELLILFNNWILPEANHKSVELMSAVSRKKPHAFIDAGKLITQFPGVQLWVDRIDPSTGTLYGIQIFETDGKGPPRVVIADSATMDYADHGATLMLRLKSGENHIADKDDPAQYFRIRFSSEDFAVKNVNDRLERRDRKHRSDREMPVNMMLDVIREAKKNEAAIVQESHETLFPDLVRLRKAALGDSILPKEGDWKLTPDSLKHLRALRDVSISEKTRLRLIRRTTERVLNEQKRQAQYWVEVHKKFSTGVACFIFVLIGAPLGIMARKGGIGTGIIYSIAFFVLYWVCLIGGENLADRLIVSPILAMWISNVIIGSCGVLFMWKMYRDRYSGTSPLGHVKNFFRRIWQKLQRKKSQEVSK
- a CDS encoding LptF/LptG family permease encodes the protein MKFSRYLLGNFLKMFLLVLLGAVFMFIVIDFVGNIRTWLARDVMDARGYYLAYLPYIIYLVSPVALFIGVVASVGNMSRHLEMTAIQQSGRSPFRALVPIFFAGAGMTLFSFYLDAKVLPDANHERYKIMEPASQQRRDPRIKDKRDFVYISGDKTSWFMRSYGGTSKVGRDVVLLIYRDGELYERFDARRLRWVEPETLKVEEKKIGESVERKKANRRGEIIQTADVSADSLTPSQDSLAQNSAENISLLQKISAWKNQALAFLKLAPKDSSAAEIAPGYWRLEEGYDRTFLKDGTVQIRHFVRESLKGKTTLLPEDFLDERQRGDEMDAKTILRKIEVQKRSGENTNKLETAYYFKFSGSMMNFIVLLIGAALAHRFSRNGGLSQKFGVGILLVFSYYVVIRIGLKMGENGALYPMLGAWIGHLIFAMVAVWMLYRSFRL
- a CDS encoding sensor domain-containing diguanylate cyclase; this translates as MSDILYVVSGLLIGLAFQGGLFLFAIPFALVSLVLAWLNRPSLTAAKNPTATVPILRATRTTDATAVGRILRPAMTQTDPIISTRDMVSANSTEDESSLAKLKGKEIWEKLDQELSLIYRPVLSALRALLPKSHSVVFFFRNVEGHFFSIRQFSSAGENEINDDPTFYIPDGAGIIGQLANRDVSRILEGDLPNGKSLGYYKSVPQIHSVAAVPCYHAEKQCVGALVVDSLETNAFNSSIISILESFASMFFMLTRKSCLSALNFIEKNKYYELAKYQQNFFKSNLLKDTYKEIFEYVNQNFISDRMMILVYDHPESEEGTVAFCRGEDEKVFEGMRFSFSDKGIFQLAMNSHVMMERSLHGREYVYRLKEGEPRNHALQYLFVQPSSMTMRNVVKNEPSEFAICLERREDVKLEQVEKDLLRFMVNIAYFAYQRGSQVEREQFEIYHDALTGLLNRRTIDERIVELNKVHQEKDVGVMMMDIDHFKHINDTYGHQAGDTILKGIASRIASVADKDDNLLARYGGEEFFVSIPGATQEILTGTAEKIREAVASAPFDIHQGAPIAVTVSIGCYLATREFHGEMKRAVSYADAALYNAKETGRNRVVEYQERTFATDKAKENLEGTSDVHNS
- a CDS encoding sodium:solute symporter family transporter; this translates as MFTTLDWLVLVLYILISVGIGICASRKSNCGFSEYMRGGGAMPWVAIGISLIATSVSATTFLGNPAESYSADMSYLMNNIGALIAIIVVGFIFIPRIRSAKISSAYELFEVKFSSKVRRIAAVFYSLHLLLRMGILLYAPSLVLAPILGIDIHVAILVTAVVATLYTWYGGFKAVIWTDVLQFVVLFGGGVIALFILAKGIGGFSEMFQLASEAGKTKFFDAANWDPANARNLLSAGLVYAVIEISIRGCDQQFVQRYLSCDSVKSANASSVLSMVLGIFVSILFFWVGAGLFVYYQVKGVSILPAECPINQVFPHFIVHVMPAGATGLVVAAIYAAAMSSLSSAINALGNTTVKDILLVRSENASALAKAKKWTVLWAILSTVCAFIAADMQSSLLSNALFFTGLFTGPLLALFLLAFFSHKLTSPAVLAGVFCGMASILLFNRIPIIPAYVPPFGGMFSFFWNPAISCVMTILMANIFRFIFPKRNAN
- the tadA gene encoding tRNA adenosine(34) deaminase TadA — its product is MTDSEDIRWMDAAIREAEKAYDLGEVPIGCVIVKDGRCIARGYNQVETLKDATAHAEIIAIGAASSSLENWRLSGATLYVTLEPCPMCAGAILNSRISRIVYGSPDSRFGGCGSTIEVIQNNALHLNVQVTGGVKAEECLGLIKAFFMEMRLKKGDSGAKPPKEMLS
- a CDS encoding right-handed parallel beta-helix repeat-containing protein, which codes for MKKILIFFALLSASVFAVTPFPSVKHHKVFLPAISSPYLLETSFVLAENDTLEIEPGVEVFFSGYAKLYLRGTVRIEGSVQKPIAFLNADSAESWNGIYLSTGENYFHVKNLRIENAFRNTIIRSQGLFENVKFVNNYYGLWVENSPHFELVGCDFKRNRFALSVGVGSVRFRNTKIQENVFGLYLYKGTSFDGDAKSVANNLEADIRRELDEHTGKSSRISKSVWQRIEAEF